From one Paramormyrops kingsleyae isolate MSU_618 chromosome 1, PKINGS_0.4, whole genome shotgun sequence genomic stretch:
- the nktr gene encoding NK-tumor recognition protein isoform X3 yields MGIKDRPQCYFDVEVNREPVGRIVFQLFSDICPKTSKNFLSLCTGEKGTSKVTGKNLCYKGSTFHRVVKNFMIQGGDFTEGNGRGGESIYGGYFEDENFKLKHDRAFLLSMANRGKDTNGSQFFITTKMAPHLDGVHVVFGLVISGFEVVKKIESLKTDSASRPYADVRVIDCGQLITKSANDVLSCKRKRQSHSADSSLSSSDSSFSSSSSPESDSESEEKYRRGRRRKQPAKSKHSKKRRKEAKKKESRHRRTESSQSSLEEESVDEEKDLNVKREKPVVRPEEIPPVPENRFLLRRDPPDEEEKPDTAQQEIPSAPNDVKPAVTKSGRKIKGRGTMRYHTPTRSKSRSVSEEDRGSSETPPHWKEEMQRTKTYQPPTVEKWSKGDKLNDHCSSRWDNRTVSPWSRSWSQDYTSDHSSSRSSHHSRRRKDKRKVKHKKKSKKQKHSKKKAHKKKNRESPLSEGERSFSSERRSRHSYRDRRSRSSSNYRPPVKEWSGSEKGHRSIPTSRDSRSYTRSQSRSYSSSRSRSRGRSGSSSRSRSLSQSRSRSLSRSKRRKLSRSPCKTKLIETSQPKVDTAVQAPIKTENTLTPLASAESVPVLPLSDSPPPSRWKPGQKPWKPSYVRIQEIKEKTTPAPHIQSGHTVTGVTQSKPISSYRDQRDNSDTERSSNSRRDSLKRRKHERRPHSSSSRSRCNSRSCSRSRSRDRSRSRSLSPSGYDSRSSSYSRSDSVESYRKHKVPRQENSGEKREKRHCSTQEVSEKYSLTSSTPKTRKQNHSSHSCSENAADSEKSPIHSHRHVADSKRTKRKLNVDACSQEITDQEREKQNNALILTVGEKSGKKINLSLEMHKLGVKLSEESNKKSVLIELDSESDSERAEKRDKVMDSKHSSGKEEGEASSGSDSEEQVPLDSKTSKVAGDAVPVNTDVEFPKAPRSAPVSINKSSQIENESEKHKTKKKAKRKHKHKKRHSTKIRLHGSKSKSKTKKSKKKHQKPKETFHWQPPLEFGEEEEEEEAPLQKEHVSLKRVSLRKSPIKTDTGKTQKSHGLEKEIKTGKTHKTHKENSLSQSTACSVEPVIGTTRKEQNIKPPIASPAKVGHIDVTAQKLGAAASESSKSPDQQQDDSMEICTPEHDTPATYLEKSCTDALEISRNISAVTDTLSTMKNVKTVSVPVIEKPQAPVAVTVSVPSCGSSEEPDVSKPSGVSSNSRWRPLGISTLQGLNMNVAEHKSAGAPGHGESKTQGVRIEIKSKSRVRPGSLFDEVRKTARLNQRPRNQDSSSEETSPLAEDKGKSHSKSSSRSKSRSVSSPRSRSRSRSHSYSHSVSRSRSTSSSYRSYSRSHSRRRYSRGRSRTRSSTYRSHRSYSRTCSRSHSRSRSYDRHRRSRSESYDSYSSRSWSRSSRGRSNSYRSSDNRSRSYRSYSRSDRSYSRRRSHSWSS; encoded by the exons AGTTCACGTAGTCTTCGGTTTGGTCATCTCCGGCTTTGAAGTGGTAAAGAAGATCGAGTCCTTGAAGACCGACTCAGCCAGCAGGCCATACGCGGATGTGAGGGTGATCGACTGCGGCCAGCTGATAACAAAATCAGCCAATGACG TGCTCAGTTGCAAGAGAAAGAGGCAGTCTCACTCGGCAGACTCTTCCCTCAGTTCTTCAGACTCTTccttttcctcctcctcatctccGGAGTCGGACAGCGAATCAGAAGAGAAGTACAGGCGGGGTCGCCGGCGGAAGCAGCCTGCGAAGAGCAAGCACTCCAAGAAGAGAAGAAAGGAGGCAAAGAAGAAGGAGAGCCGGCACCGAAGGACAGAATCCAGCCAGAG TAGTTTGGAGGAAGAGTCTGTTGATGAAGAGAAAGACCTGAATGTGAAAAGGGAAAAGCCTGTGGTTCGGCCAGAAGAGATTCCACCTGTGCCAGAGAACCGATTCCTTCTGAGGCGCGATCCGCCAGATGAAGAAGAAAAGCCAGACAC AGCGCAGCAAGAGATCCCCTCAGCTCCAAATGATGTGAAGCCAGCAGTCACCAAATCCGGACGGAAAATCAAAGGCCGCGGAACAATG AGATACCATACTCCCACTCGGTCGAAGTCCCGCTCGGTGTCCGAAGAGGATCGTGGGAGCAGTGAAACTCCGCCTCACTGGAAAGAGGAGATGCAGAGGACTAAGACATACCAGCCGCCGACCGTGGAGAAATGGAGCAAAGGGGACAA ATTGAATGACCATTGTTCAAGCAGATGGGACAACAGAACTGTCTCTCCGTGGTCCAGGTCATGGTCACAGGACTACACTTCTGATCATAGCTCGAGTAGATCCAGCCACCACTCCCGACGCAGGAAAGACAAGAGGAAGGTCAAGCATAAAAAGAAGTCTAAAAAACAGAAGCATTCGAAGAAGAAAGCCCATAAGAAGAAAAACCGGGAGTCACCGctttctgaaggtgaaaggtcATTCTCCTCTGAGAGAAGATCAAGGCACTCCTATCGTGATAGGAGGTCTCGTTCTTCTTCCAACTACAGACCCCCCGTGAAAGAGTGGTCTGGCTCAGAAAAAGGCCACCGATCAATACCCACCTCAAGAGACTCGCGCTCATACACCAGATCACAAAGTCGATCTTATTCTTCAAGTCGTTCAAGGTCACGAGGTAGGTCAGGATCCTCTTCAAGGTCCAGGAGTCTTTCACAGTCAAGATCCAGGTCACTATCGAGATCAAAGAGAAGGAAATTATCAAGATCCCCTTGCAAAACAAAGCTCATTGAGACCAGCCAACCAAAAGTAGACACTGCTGTACAGGCACcaattaaaactgaaaatactCTGACTCCTCTTGCATCTGCAGAGAGTGTTCCAGTGTTACCTTTAAGTGATAGTCCCCCACCATCAAGATGGAAACCTGGACAGAAACCTTGGAAGCCCTCATATGTCCGTATCCAGGAAATCAAAGAAAAAACGACACCAGCCCCACACATTCAATCTGGCCACACAGTCACTGGTGTCACACAGAGTAAACCTATATCCTCCTACCGTGACCAGCGTGACAATTCGGACACTGAAAGAAGCAGCAACTCCAGGCGAGACAGTCTCAAGAGACGGAAACATGAACGACGGCCACACAGTAGTTCTTCTAGAAGCAGATGCAACAGCAGATCCTGCAGCCGCTCCAGAAGTAGGGATCGTTCCAGATCCAGGTCCTTGTCCCCATCTGGGTATGACAGTCGGTCCTCATCTTACAGCAGATCAGATTCAGTTGAATCTTACAGGAAGCACAAGGTTCCGAGACAAGAAAATTCAGgtgaaaagagagagaaaaggcATTGTAGTACACAAGAGGTATCTGAAAAGTATTCATTGACCAGTAGTACACCCAAAACCAGGAAGCAAAATCACAGTTCACATTCTTGTTCAGAGAATGCAGCTGACAGTGAGAAGAGCCCAATACACAGTCATAGACATGTTGCCGATTCAAAGAGGACAAAGAGGAAGCTTAACGTAGATGCCTGTAGCCAAGAGATCACTGACCAAGAAAGGGAGAAACAAAATAATGCTTTAATTCTTACAGTTGGTGAAAAATCTGGAAAAAAGATTAACCTCTCATTAGAGATGCATAAACTAGGAGTTAAACTGAGTGAGGAGAGTAATAAGAAGTCAGTTTTGATTGAGTTGGATTCCGAAAGTGACTCTGAAAGAGCTGAAAAAAGGGACAAGGTAATGGATTCAAAACATTCCTCTGGCAAAGAAGAAGGAGAAGCCAGCTCTGGATCTGACAgtgaagagcaggtgcctttggaCAGTAAAACAAGTAAAGTTGCTGGTGATGCAGTGCCTGTAAATACAGATGTTGAGTTTCCGAAGGCTCCAAGAAGTGCACCAGTTTCGATTAATAAAAGTTCCCAGAtagaaaatgaaagtgaaaaacacaAGACGAAGAAGAAAGCTAAACGGAAGCATAAGCACAAAAAAAGGCATTCAACCAAAATACGGTTACACGGGTCAAAGTCCAAATCCAAGACAAAAAAGTCCAAGAAAAAACATCAGAAACCCAAGGAAACCTTCCACTGGCAGCCACCTCTAGAATttggagaggaggaggaagaagaagaggcaCCATTACAAAAGGAGCATGTCAGCCTGAAACGTGTGTCACTGAGAAAAAGTCCCATAAAAACAGATACAGGAAAGACCCAGAAGTCACATGGTTTggaaaaagaaatcaaaacagGCAAAACTCACAAAACACATAAAGAGAACAGTTTGTCACAATCAACAGCTTGTTCTGTGGAACCTGTAATTGGAACAACCAGAAAGGAGCAGAATATTAAACCACCTATTGCAAGTCCTGCAAAGGTTGGACACATAGATGTTACTGCTCAGAAATTGGGAGCTGCTGCCTCTGAGTCTTCGAAGTCTCCAGACCAACAGCAAGATGATTCTATGGAGATATGCACTCCTGAGCATGACACACCAGCAACCTACCTTGAGAAATCATGTACTGATGCCCTAGAAATTTCACGGAATATTTCTGCAGTAACAGACACCTTAAGTACAATGAAGAATGTTAAAACTGTTTCAGTTCCTGTTATTGAGAAGCCTCAGGCTCCAGTAGCTGTGACTGTTTCAGTACCAAGTTGTGGGTCTAGTGAAGAACCTGATGTAAGTAAACCCTCAGGAGTATCCAGCAACTCTCGGTGGAGGCCTCTAGGCATATCTACACTTCAGGGGCTGAATATGAATGTTGCAGAGCACAAAAGTGCAGGAGCCCCAGGACATGGCGAGAGTAAAACCCAAGGTGTCCGGATTGAAATAAAGAGTAAGAGCAGAGTACGCCCAGGATCGCTGTTCGATGAAGTCCGCAAGACTGCCCGGTTGAACCAGAGGCCCAGGAATCAGGACAGCTCCAGTGAGGAGACATCTCCTTTAGCAGAAGACAAAGGCAAGTCACACAGCAAGAGCAGCTCAAGGAGCAAGTCTCGCTCAGTCTCCAGCCCAAGGTCAAGATCCAGAAGTAGGTCGCACTCGTACAGCCACTCTGTAAGCCGATCCAggagcaccagctcttcctacAG GAGCTACAGCAGGAGCCACAGTCGGAGACGatacagcagggggcgctcacgCACTCGAAGCAGCACCTATCGTAGCCACCGCAGTTACAG CCGTACCTGCAGTAGGAGTCATTCCAGAAGCCGATCATATGATCGACACAGAAGGTCCAG GTCCGAGTCTTACGACAGCTACAGCAGCCGGAGCTGGAGCCGGAGCAGCAGAGGCAGAAGCAATAGTTACAGGAGCTCTGACAACAGATCTAG GTCATACCGGTCCTATAGCCGAAGTGATCGATCTTACTCCAGGCGTCGCAGTCACAGTTGGAGTAGCTGA